The proteins below are encoded in one region of Pontibacter deserti:
- a CDS encoding chemotaxis protein CheB — protein sequence MLHSAKEIRVLIAAQSSHTRLVLESTLNEEKDIFVAGFAKDGDELLKTLKENEPHVVLVNCDLPQNKSFFTLKRIFSEAPTPIVLLVKREQLTLEFVQEVTALGVYAIVLKPEQKRFPDYRSIAAELAFKIRAVRQTINWDVHRRLAQLKDQVENLSAETITPKPLVDTVIVIGASTGGTKAIEFIVKQLDNDLNAAVLVAVHLPSGFTKSLAERLQNHTRLKVREGRQGAILKPNKLIVAPGGRNMEIQSIIGNTEGYKISFSDDVAENFDQPSIDLLMQSVANSNVKRVLGVILTGMGKDGTAGATTIYKRGGLVIAQDEASSDIFGMAKSVIESGVTQHVLPLSEIPHFINSYVASQNTVGVAGDTI from the coding sequence ATGCTGCATTCAGCAAAAGAGATTAGAGTATTGATTGCAGCCCAGTCGAGTCATACCCGGCTGGTGCTGGAGTCGACCCTGAATGAGGAGAAAGATATTTTTGTTGCTGGTTTTGCAAAAGACGGTGACGAATTACTTAAAACTCTGAAGGAAAATGAGCCGCACGTAGTACTTGTTAACTGTGATCTGCCTCAGAATAAAAGTTTTTTTACTTTGAAGCGCATTTTCAGTGAAGCACCTACACCAATTGTTTTGCTTGTAAAACGTGAGCAGCTAACACTGGAATTTGTACAGGAAGTAACAGCACTAGGCGTTTATGCCATTGTACTGAAACCCGAACAAAAGCGTTTCCCGGATTACAGAAGTATAGCCGCTGAACTTGCTTTTAAAATCAGGGCAGTAAGGCAAACAATAAATTGGGACGTGCACCGCAGACTGGCTCAACTGAAGGATCAGGTAGAAAATTTGTCTGCCGAAACTATAACACCAAAGCCTCTGGTAGATACAGTTATAGTTATAGGTGCATCTACAGGTGGTACAAAGGCCATTGAGTTTATAGTAAAGCAGTTAGATAATGACCTGAATGCAGCTGTATTGGTAGCAGTGCATTTGCCTTCTGGTTTTACAAAGTCTTTGGCTGAGCGCTTACAAAACCATACAAGGCTAAAAGTGCGTGAAGGCAGACAAGGTGCGATACTAAAACCCAATAAATTGATAGTTGCGCCAGGCGGGCGGAACATGGAAATACAGTCAATCATCGGGAATACTGAAGGTTATAAGATCAGTTTTTCGGATGACGTTGCTGAAAATTTTGACCAGCCCTCTATTGACCTGTTGATGCAGTCGGTAGCGAACAGTAATGTGAAAAGGGTGCTTGGTGTAATATTAACCGGAATGGGAAAGGATGGTACTGCTGGTGCCACAACCATTTATAAAAGGGGCGGATTGGTTATTGCCCAGGATGAAGCTTCTTCAGATATTTTTGGAATGGCTAAGTCTGTAATAGAAAGTGGTGTAACGCAACATGTTTTGCCACTATCTGAAATACCACATTTCATAAACAGTTATGTGGCAAGTCAAAACACCGTCGGCGTTGCCGGCGACACGATATGA
- a CDS encoding chemotaxis protein CheA: MKSREQEYKEIFIAEALEYFDALNRHISDLEKRPQDDQILAEIFRLLHNLKANAKAIGYLKISDVSHKLETAFSLIRNKELSFSDEVVTVLFEGIDLLGELIHNIDNENYGDPDPVLLRNLDIIVDNLSDSTIELAKVQRYNTSKNLSLSELVYIQIKKLDHLLNLVGELVIDRDRIVSISRELENDELKNVSSHLNRITEDLQYSIMDARLVSIGSLFNKFPRIVRDIATAENKTVDLTLAGHDIQIDRNILQIITDSLLHLVRNAITHGIEKPENRIKKNKPRQGNLSLIARNDRENVIIQLTDDGKGIDLLQVRKAIVDRHMLPASTVEHLSDTEALSYLFEPGFSLAKEVTEFSGRGVGLDVVKNAVDSIGGRIRIESVKGKGTTFTLQLPTSIAVKGALLFEVDKIFYAIPLIHTEQVVALEVDELHEVGGVLVADILGETITVVYLHELLNVNEQDMNLGDKTRLNGMVQNIIIVSYNNRKLGLIVDKLYRQQDIVVKPLSKPLDAVDLYGGVTLLGSGKVCLVLDVPAVTRYFVSRRQVLAGE; this comes from the coding sequence ATGAAATCGAGAGAACAGGAATATAAAGAAATATTTATTGCAGAGGCGCTGGAGTATTTTGATGCTCTTAACAGGCATATCAGCGATCTGGAAAAACGACCGCAGGATGATCAGATCCTGGCGGAGATATTCCGTTTACTCCATAACCTGAAAGCTAACGCAAAAGCTATCGGGTACCTGAAGATCTCCGATGTATCACACAAATTAGAGACAGCTTTCAGCCTTATCCGTAACAAAGAGCTCAGCTTCAGCGATGAAGTGGTAACTGTTTTGTTTGAAGGTATAGACTTACTGGGTGAGTTGATCCATAACATCGATAATGAGAACTATGGCGATCCTGATCCGGTACTGCTCCGTAACCTCGACATTATAGTTGACAACCTCTCGGATAGTACAATCGAGCTAGCTAAAGTTCAACGATACAACACTTCAAAAAACCTGTCTCTGTCTGAGCTGGTTTATATCCAGATTAAAAAGCTGGACCATTTGCTTAACCTGGTAGGGGAGCTGGTAATTGACCGCGACCGTATTGTATCCATCAGCCGTGAACTGGAAAATGATGAGCTTAAAAACGTAAGTTCTCACCTGAACCGAATTACGGAAGATCTGCAGTACAGCATCATGGATGCGCGCCTGGTAAGTATAGGCTCACTTTTCAATAAATTCCCAAGAATTGTTCGTGATATTGCCACAGCCGAGAATAAGACTGTTGATCTAACTCTAGCTGGCCACGATATTCAAATCGACAGGAATATACTTCAGATCATCACAGACTCGTTGTTACATCTGGTTCGTAACGCCATTACCCATGGTATAGAAAAACCAGAGAACCGAATTAAAAAGAATAAGCCACGCCAGGGAAATTTATCTCTGATAGCTCGTAACGACCGTGAAAACGTAATTATTCAGCTAACAGATGATGGAAAAGGTATAGACCTGCTACAGGTACGCAAAGCCATTGTAGACAGACATATGTTACCGGCCAGTACTGTAGAGCACCTTTCAGATACTGAAGCACTTTCTTATTTGTTTGAACCTGGTTTCTCGTTAGCTAAAGAAGTAACCGAATTTTCTGGCAGAGGGGTTGGTCTCGATGTAGTAAAAAATGCGGTAGATTCTATTGGCGGCAGAATCAGGATAGAATCTGTAAAGGGAAAAGGTACCACCTTTACACTTCAGCTACCAACTTCGATAGCGGTAAAAGGTGCTCTTCTTTTTGAAGTAGACAAAATATTTTATGCGATTCCGCTTATACATACCGAACAGGTGGTGGCCCTGGAAGTAGATGAACTGCACGAAGTAGGTGGTGTATTGGTAGCGGATATTTTAGGTGAGACAATAACAGTTGTTTACCTGCATGAGCTCCTGAACGTAAATGAGCAGGACATGAACCTGGGTGACAAGACCCGGTTAAACGGCATGGTGCAGAATATTATTATTGTATCTTACAACAACAGGAAACTTGGTTTAATTGTAGATAAACTATACAGGCAGCAGGACATAGTGGTTAAACCACTGAGCAAGCCCCTAGATGCTGTTGATTTGTATGGCGGTGTAACATTACTTGGTTCTGGTAAAGTTTGCCTGGTGCTGGATGTGCCTGCGGTAACGCGGTACTTTGTGAGCAGAAGGCAGGTATTAGCTGGAGAGTAA
- a CDS encoding response regulator: MKRILIVDDSFYMRTMLKNMLTDAGYEIVGEAPNGQTALELAKETKPDLVTLDVILPDNTGLDVLKGIKADQPDMKVVIVSAVGQEVIVNEALEYGALSYIVKPFSEEKVLEVVSQALKEE, translated from the coding sequence ATGAAGAGAATATTAATTGTAGATGATTCTTTCTACATGCGCACCATGTTAAAGAACATGCTGACGGACGCAGGCTACGAAATTGTAGGCGAAGCACCAAACGGACAAACAGCCCTGGAACTGGCAAAGGAAACAAAACCTGATCTGGTTACACTGGATGTTATTTTGCCGGATAATACTGGTCTGGATGTACTGAAAGGCATAAAAGCTGATCAGCCGGACATGAAAGTTGTTATAGTTAGTGCCGTAGGTCAGGAAGTGATCGTGAATGAAGCGCTGGAATATGGTGCTCTTTCTTACATTGTGAAGCCGTTCTCTGAAGAAAAAGTTTTAGAAGTAGTTAGCCAGGCACTGAAAGAAGAATAA
- a CDS encoding chemotaxis protein CheW translates to MPTKKEKALDNAVPAQDAIAVNGKETEEAAKVNVNEPLLHLIVFKLGAEFYGIKIEQVKEVTVTPSITHMPRTPDFVKGVANIRGDIIAIMDLEERFGIRPDNSATDSNVTYTLVIEAKDYSIGVVVKEVPQSLNLAVSKIDKTPSFLQDIAVQENYIEGIAKVDNRLIIVLDMYKILSSDEVKQLSN, encoded by the coding sequence ATGCCGACTAAAAAAGAGAAGGCACTGGATAATGCAGTGCCTGCACAAGATGCTATTGCTGTTAACGGCAAAGAAACGGAAGAAGCAGCGAAGGTAAATGTAAATGAGCCGCTGCTGCATCTGATCGTTTTTAAGCTTGGAGCAGAATTTTATGGCATTAAAATAGAGCAGGTTAAGGAAGTTACTGTAACGCCAAGTATAACGCACATGCCCCGCACACCTGACTTTGTGAAAGGGGTAGCCAACATCCGGGGTGATATTATAGCCATCATGGATCTGGAAGAGCGTTTTGGTATACGTCCGGATAATTCAGCTACTGACAGCAATGTTACTTATACTTTAGTGATTGAAGCTAAAGATTACAGCATTGGTGTGGTAGTGAAGGAAGTACCACAGTCACTTAACTTAGCCGTTTCAAAAATTGATAAAACACCTTCTTTCCTGCAGGATATAGCCGTGCAGGAAAATTATATTGAAGGTATAGCGAAAGTAGATAACCGGTTGATTATTGTGCTGGACATGTATAAGATACTTTCCAGTGACGAAGTGAAGCAGTTATCAAACTAA
- a CDS encoding HAMP domain-containing protein, which yields MALGKNLKLSKDKLISDVEGSTAKTPVPKEGNGNKKATSTAIADAPGATIAVDGAPAEKPATPTKKPINGSNGGDIRITDEKLLQSPDYINEQLYKVLYALDAFKKGDISVRLTKQNNDIFAEIAEAYNSMVEMIGGVGGEVSRISKVAGVEGNLKARASAENASGFWKDMINNINGLVDSIAVPVLEVGKVLKNISRGNLDETFQIPVSGDFKVMAETINRTIDNLNLFAGEVTRVALEVGTEGKLGGQASVPNVAGVWKDLTDNVNTMAANLTLQVRDISNVATAVAKGNLAQKISVDVRGEFAQLKDNMNQMVDSLNIFADEVTRVAREVGTEGKLGGQAKVPNVGGVWKELTDNVNTMASNLTSQVRDIANVSTAVAKGDLTQKITVNVKGEMADLKENINQMVDSLNIFAGEVTRVAREVGTEGKLGGQANVPKVEGTWKELTENVNLMASNLTLQVRDIANVATAVAKGDLTQKVSVDVKGELGDLKDILNEMVDRLNVFGAEVSRVAREVGTEGILGGQANVPNVGGVWKDLTDNVNYMASNLTSQVRDIANVATAVAKGDLSQKITVNVKGELADLKGNLNQMVDSLNIFADEVTRVAREVGTEGKLGGQAIVPNVAGVWKDLTDHVNTMAANLTQQVRDIANVSTAVAKGDLTQKITVDVKGEMLLLKENINQMVDSLNIFAGEVTRVALEVGTEGKLGGQAVVPNVGGTWKELTDNVNAMAGNLTVQLRDVSKVATAIASGDLTQKITVDVRGEILQIKDVINIMVDQLGSFASEVTRVAREVGTEGKLGGQARVIGVAGTWKDLTDNVNTMASNLTTQVRGIVKVVTAVSKGDLTQKLSLEARGEVAELAETINTMVVDLNRLAGEVSRVARVAGVEGKLTERATVLGVGGSWKELVDTLNDLLESIVTPVLEVSRVVRAISEGDLTQKAEIQTAGDIQDMANALNLAVDNLNALLGEINDSSLVVGSSSEEMATKGLDMNKVTLDVALAMQQMAEGAQNQALKTDQAFKLIEEIMKGTKETANRAEVVNKTALLGEESSQIGLKTVAEVVKNMEEISSSAALTAKTIEVLSTRSQEISKSLGVITDIAAQTNLLALNAAIEAARAGEAGRGFAVVAEEIRKLAEGSRKSASEIATLVEDVKKDTASAATAISTMEGRVLKGKNATFEASSAFKNIAASSGETLRTAQDILTATEVQKSSIGDVVKYVEEVVAIAEQTASGTQQVASTAKQLSTSMQELTSSSQNLNDIAADLQISISAFKLIDGNIIFNHNKPKRMTSIPANNNGSMKRTAARTQITGRSNRLGNSN from the coding sequence CAGAATAACGACATTTTTGCCGAGATAGCAGAAGCTTACAACTCGATGGTGGAAATGATCGGTGGTGTGGGTGGCGAGGTGTCACGTATCTCGAAAGTAGCCGGTGTGGAGGGTAACCTGAAAGCCCGTGCTTCTGCTGAGAACGCTTCCGGTTTCTGGAAGGACATGATCAACAACATCAACGGTCTTGTGGATTCGATTGCGGTACCGGTACTAGAAGTAGGTAAAGTACTTAAAAACATCTCGCGCGGTAACCTGGATGAAACATTCCAGATCCCGGTATCAGGTGACTTTAAGGTGATGGCCGAAACTATAAACCGTACCATCGATAACCTGAACCTGTTCGCCGGTGAGGTAACCCGTGTGGCACTTGAAGTGGGTACAGAAGGTAAACTAGGAGGCCAGGCTTCGGTACCAAACGTAGCCGGTGTATGGAAAGACCTTACCGATAATGTGAATACCATGGCTGCCAACCTGACCTTGCAGGTACGAGATATCTCGAACGTGGCAACTGCCGTGGCAAAAGGTAACCTTGCTCAGAAAATTTCGGTGGATGTTCGCGGTGAATTTGCCCAGCTGAAGGACAACATGAACCAGATGGTGGACTCACTGAACATCTTCGCAGACGAGGTAACCCGTGTGGCACGTGAAGTGGGTACAGAAGGTAAACTGGGCGGACAAGCCAAAGTGCCTAATGTAGGTGGTGTATGGAAAGAACTGACTGATAACGTGAACACAATGGCCAGCAACCTGACTTCTCAGGTGCGTGACATTGCCAACGTATCTACAGCGGTTGCAAAAGGCGACTTAACTCAGAAGATCACGGTAAACGTGAAAGGTGAGATGGCCGACCTGAAAGAGAACATCAACCAGATGGTGGATTCCCTGAACATTTTCGCTGGTGAGGTAACTCGTGTGGCGAGAGAAGTAGGTACAGAAGGAAAACTGGGTGGCCAGGCAAATGTGCCGAAAGTAGAAGGAACCTGGAAGGAGCTTACAGAGAATGTAAACCTGATGGCTTCTAACTTAACACTTCAGGTACGAGATATCGCCAACGTAGCAACCGCGGTTGCGAAAGGTGACTTAACTCAGAAAGTTTCTGTGGATGTGAAAGGTGAGCTGGGTGACCTGAAGGATATATTGAATGAAATGGTGGACCGACTGAATGTGTTTGGCGCGGAAGTATCGCGTGTGGCACGTGAGGTAGGCACTGAAGGTATACTGGGTGGCCAAGCAAATGTACCGAACGTTGGTGGTGTATGGAAAGACCTTACCGACAACGTAAACTACATGGCTTCAAACCTTACAAGCCAGGTGCGTGACATTGCAAATGTTGCGACTGCGGTGGCAAAAGGTGACCTGAGCCAGAAGATCACAGTTAATGTAAAAGGCGAGCTTGCTGACCTGAAAGGTAACCTTAACCAGATGGTGGACTCGCTGAACATCTTCGCAGATGAGGTAACCCGCGTGGCTCGTGAAGTGGGTACGGAAGGTAAACTAGGCGGACAGGCTATAGTACCTAACGTGGCTGGTGTTTGGAAAGACTTAACTGACCATGTGAACACCATGGCTGCCAACCTTACCCAGCAGGTGCGTGACATTGCCAACGTATCTACAGCGGTTGCGAAAGGTGACTTAACTCAAAAAATTACGGTGGATGTAAAAGGGGAGATGCTCTTACTTAAAGAGAACATCAACCAGATGGTAGATTCCCTGAACATATTTGCCGGTGAGGTAACCCGTGTAGCGCTTGAAGTAGGTACAGAAGGTAAACTGGGTGGTCAGGCAGTAGTGCCAAACGTAGGCGGAACCTGGAAAGAACTGACAGATAACGTAAATGCGATGGCCGGTAACCTTACTGTTCAGTTACGTGACGTATCTAAAGTGGCAACTGCTATTGCAAGTGGCGACTTAACTCAGAAAATCACGGTGGATGTGCGTGGAGAGATCCTGCAGATCAAAGACGTGATCAATATAATGGTGGATCAGCTTGGTTCATTTGCCAGTGAGGTAACTCGTGTGGCACGTGAAGTAGGTACAGAAGGTAAACTAGGAGGCCAGGCGAGAGTTATTGGTGTTGCCGGTACCTGGAAAGATCTTACCGACAATGTGAATACCATGGCTTCTAACCTTACAACACAGGTACGAGGCATCGTAAAAGTAGTAACAGCAGTATCAAAAGGTGACCTAACCCAGAAATTAAGCTTAGAAGCCCGTGGTGAAGTTGCAGAACTAGCTGAAACAATCAATACCATGGTGGTTGACCTGAACAGACTAGCCGGTGAGGTATCTCGTGTGGCAAGAGTTGCGGGTGTGGAAGGTAAACTTACTGAGCGTGCAACTGTACTTGGTGTGGGTGGCAGCTGGAAAGAGCTTGTTGATACACTAAATGACCTGTTAGAATCAATCGTAACGCCGGTACTGGAAGTATCTCGTGTAGTACGTGCGATCTCTGAAGGTGATTTGACTCAGAAAGCTGAGATACAGACTGCCGGTGATATCCAGGATATGGCGAATGCGCTTAACCTGGCGGTTGATAACCTGAATGCGTTACTAGGTGAAATCAACGACTCATCTTTAGTAGTAGGTTCTTCTTCTGAAGAAATGGCTACCAAAGGTCTGGACATGAACAAAGTGACACTGGATGTGGCCTTAGCAATGCAGCAAATGGCAGAAGGTGCACAGAACCAAGCGTTAAAAACAGACCAGGCCTTTAAACTGATCGAAGAGATCATGAAAGGTACTAAAGAGACTGCCAACCGTGCCGAAGTAGTGAACAAAACAGCATTACTTGGTGAGGAAAGCTCTCAGATTGGTCTAAAGACAGTTGCGGAAGTGGTGAAGAACATGGAAGAGATTTCAAGCTCTGCGGCGCTTACTGCTAAAACGATTGAAGTATTAAGTACTCGTTCTCAGGAGATATCAAAGTCACTTGGTGTGATCACAGACATTGCCGCACAAACTAACCTACTTGCACTTAACGCTGCCATTGAGGCGGCCAGAGCAGGTGAAGCAGGACGTGGTTTTGCGGTGGTAGCTGAAGAGATCAGAAAGCTGGCGGAAGGTTCACGTAAGTCTGCAAGTGAGATTGCTACACTGGTAGAAGACGTGAAGAAAGATACAGCCTCTGCTGCAACAGCGATCTCGACCATGGAAGGCCGCGTATTAAAAGGAAAGAATGCAACATTTGAAGCATCCAGCGCCTTTAAAAATATTGCTGCATCAAGTGGTGAAACGCTTCGTACTGCACAGGATATCTTAACGGCTACGGAAGTTCAGAAATCATCCATCGGAGACGTAGTGAAGTATGTGGAAGAAGTGGTAGCAATTGCTGAACAGACAGCCTCTGGTACACAGCAGGTAGCAAGTACAGCCAAGCAGCTTTCAACTTCGATGCAGGAACTTACTTCATCGTCTCAGAACCTGAACGACATTGCAGCCGATCTGCAGATCAGTATCTCTGCCTTCAAGCTGATAGATGGTAACATCATCTTTAACCATAACAAACCAAAGCGTATGACTTCTATACCTGCCAATAATAATGGTTCGATGAAGCGTACTGCTGCGAGAACACAGATTACAGGCAGAAGTAACAGATTAGGTAACAGCAATTAA